A segment of the Lineus longissimus chromosome 11, tnLinLong1.2, whole genome shotgun sequence genome:
AATAATGCAGAATTAAGGATGCGCGAATACTCGAGCACACGCACAACTAACCATTGTGTGGCGAATGGGATTTGATGGACGAAACAAAGTTGTCATTCTTCTAATGCGTGTTTATTAACAGTGCATTGCATTCTGAAATGTGCAGAACAGTCAGTcaataaaatgatataaatctTACATAATATATAAAAGGCAATGAATAGAAATTAATTTACATACAATCTGATCTATTCATATTATGATATTTAAGATAAACGTACCTGAAGGTTTACGACTTATATTGTTTCGGaactttgaaaatggaaaatacaaATGTGCGGTGTTCTCTGATGAcggatgaattgaaattaaaacaTGCCGCTGCTGCGGATGACGCGCACTGTTGAGGAaagcgtcatcgatgacgcgcgCTGCTGAGGATGCGGAGGCGCAATATGATGGCGcgttaattacatgtatggcGCAAAACAGTTCAGAACACATTGCACATCCACTTTTCCATGTCAACACCCTGTGCTATTCGCAACTTGTCGGCATGAGTCCTGTACAATTCTCCCTCTGGATTCAACTGTATGGTCACAGTAAAATCCTCCTGGATACCTTTAACCAAATAGGGTCCCTTCCATGGTAAGTGCTTATCTCCTTTAAACGCCTTTCTCGGGTTATAGTACCAAACAAAGTTGCCCTCCTTCAGTGATCTATACTCGGGACTATTGGTCTCGTATCTTTTCTTCTGAATCCGCTGAACCGATTTCAGGTTATTCCTTACTAGAGCATATGCCTTGTTGAGCCTATCGTCTAGCTGCCTGACGTAGATTGGAATAAACGTCATGTCTTCAGACGGCTTCGTGTACAGCAGGTCTATCGGCACCTTCATCTCTCGTCCAGTTAGCATGAAGTGGGGAGTCTCTCCGGTACTACCATGTACTGATGACCTGTACGCCATAAGAAAGATTGGCAACATGACATCCCATTGTCCTGTACTTTCCTTATGGTCATAAACAAACGTCTTCGGCATGCTCTTTAAAATCTTATTAAAGTTTTCAACAAGCCCATTCCTCTTGGGGTTGTACGGCGTCGTGAGGCTACGGGAAACACCAAGCTTCTCTAGGAGACAGGAATAGATTTTAGAAACAAATTGGGCTCCTCGATCACTATGTAATATATACATGCATCCAAACCTTGATACAAATTCCTTTATTACAGCCTGACAGACTTCCTCGGTCTCCATCGTCCGCAATGGAGCAGCCTCCACCCACTTCTATCGTCACCGCGTATCTATACCCTCTTGAAGTTTCCTTGAGGGGGCCGATCAGGTCTATGGACACTCTCTCAAATGCCTCACCGAAAAGCTGCTGTGTCAGAGGGACTGGTATCTTCTTGTGTGGGCGTTTGATGACATTACATGCCTCACAGTATGAAACAAAGCGAGAAACGTCCCGTCTCCATCCAACCCAGTAAAAACGATGCTTCACACGCTCCATTGACTTAACCATCCCTAGATGACCAGATGTTGGCTCAGAGTGAAATTGGTCCATAACACTATGGCAAACAGTCCTAGGGAGGACTATTTGGTGTTTCATCCGCTTGTCCGGAACTACCAACCTCCTATACAAGATGCCATTATCCACAAAGAGATGCCTCCAGTGTTGCCGCAAGGTCTTCACACTGAGACTTTCTCCAGAGAGACTTTTGTAGGAAGGTTAATCAGAATCGTCCAGCTTCAGTTGTAAGATGGCACCAATATCTGGATCAGATAGTTGCAGGTTGGCAAGATCATCATAGGGTAGCTTAACCGAAGTTGATTCATCGGTGGTGGGAGAGTTATTTGTCTTGGGTACGTCTTGAAGTCTCTTTGCCTGTGCATGAGTCGTGACTGCACCGCAACTTGGCATCAGCCTGTCAACTTCCTCTTCTAAGCTGTCATCTGTTTGCTTGGTGTGAGTACAAGATGGTACATCTGGCGATTCTTTAAGGTGGAACTTGCGAATATGGCCTGTAGGTCGATTTGGCTCTGGCACTTCTTGTCGGCCGCATTGGTCACACTGGAGACGGCTCATGAAATCAGCATTCACATGGTGTCTTCCCGGGCTGTGGATGGTCGAAAACTTTGTGAGAGAAACAACTGCCATCTCTGTATCTGTTCGTTAGCATCACTAAGAGTCAGCATATGACTAACGGCTGAGTTGTCCGTCCGCAAGAGAAACTGCTGTCCATACAAATAGGGCTTGAAATGCTCAACAGACCGAACAACACCTAAAAATTCCCTCTTAGTAATACAATATTTTCTCTCTGCATCAGATAGCAATCGTGAATAGTAGCCGATTACAGTTTTTTTTCTGCCCAAGCACAAAGTTAC
Coding sequences within it:
- the LOC135496141 gene encoding uncharacterized protein LOC135496141, yielding MVKSMERVKHRFYWVGWRRDVSRFVSYCEACNVIKRPHKKIPVPLTQQLFEKLGVSRSLTTPYNPKRNGLVENFNKILKSMPKTFVYDHKESTGQWDVMLPIFLMAYRSSVHGSTGETPHFMLTGREMKVPIDLLYTKPSEDMTFIPIYVRQLDDRLNKAYALVRNNLKSVQRIQKKRYETNSPEYRSLKEGNFVWYYNPRKAFKGDKHLPWKGPYLVKGIQEDFTVTIQLNPEGELYRTHADKLRIAQGVDMEKWMCNVF